From the Tenacibaculum dicentrarchi genome, the window GGAAGTTCGTATCTTTGCATAACAAAATTTAATATTATGAAGTTAATTTTTATTACTATCGGACTATTAGCTATTGCTTTTGCTGGGATTGCTATAAAAATTTGGGCAAAAAAAGACGGTGAATTTGCTGGTACTTGTGCGAGTCAAAATCCTGTTCTAAACGAAAGTGGTGAATCTTGTGGTTTTTGTGGAAAAACACCTG encodes:
- a CDS encoding membrane or secreted protein, with amino-acid sequence MKLIFITIGLLAIAFAGIAIKIWAKKDGEFAGTCASQNPVLNESGESCGFCGKTPDQFDSCTDNEHEK